TATCTACATCACCGCCGCGCGCAAACCGGATCCGGAGGGGCTATATATCGCATCGCGCTTATCGGGAGTACCTTTGGAGAAAATAGCCATGATAGACGATGGCCCGCTCACAGGGCTTCTAATGGCGCTGGAGGCCGGGGCGATTCCAGTTTATGCTATTCGTGAGAATCTGGCTGAAACCGCCTCACAGCTTGCCATCAGGCTTGGCGTCACCTTGCCCCAGATCGCACTCGTGCGGCTGCTGGCGTTGTTTGCGGCCCGTTAGTCCCTGAAAATGTCGTGGCAGCCCACGCATCCCTCGGTCATGGTGTTCGCCAGTCCTTGCAGTTCGATCATGTTCAGCGTTGCCGCCCCTTCCGCCATTTTCAGCGCGGTCTTGTGCACCTTTTTGTCCATCTCCGGCACAACGCTTTTTATCGCTTCCTTGTTCTTCTTGATGTAAGGCGCCAGCCCGCCTTTGGGCGCCGGATGGTTTGCCACTCCTTTGGCCCCCTCTTCTATCATCAGCCTGTTGTTTGTCAGCAGGCCGAATTGTATGCGTGAAAGCTGGAACGCCAGGTCGTGCATCACTTTCATCAACGTATGTTCGGACTGTTTGCCCCCCTCGCCCATCACATGTTTTGCGTGCTCGCTCATATGTTCATGTTTCATTTCCTGGGAAAACGCGGGAGCGGCGGCGCATAACGCGATAATCAACGCAAATACTGCTTTCATATCACCTCTTGATCCAATGTTTGTTAATAACATTCCTGACATTAGCAGGCAGGTTTCCCGCCATATATGACGAAAGTTATACCGCAGGATTTTCGTTGGGTGTAAAAAGGTGGCGAGGATTCGGCCGCCTGGGCCCAAGGCCTTCTAACCCAGCCTATCTCATTACCCACAGCCAAAGGCGCAGGCGGCGCCTTATAAAGAAAAAGGCGGCCTTTTAAAGCCGCCTTTTGGAATGCAATCAAAAATCTTTCAGTGCCCCTGGATGGACTCCCCGGAAGCCACCGCGATCCTTGCGACAGCGCGGCCGAGCTCTTCTTCCACAGCCTTGCGCCCCTCGTCCTCGAAGCTCATTGTCACAAGCCTCTCCTCGCTCTCGCGCTTGGCGCGATGGGCCCGGTCCAGGTCGATATCGTCCTTCTTCTCGGCTGTCCTGGCCAGCACCAGGGTCTTCCCCTGAGTCACTTCCACGAACCCGCCGGACACCGCCAGCTCGCGCGGCATCCCCCCTTCGTCATAGCTTATGACGCCGGGGGCGATGAGCGTGAAAAACGGCGAGTGCCCAGGCATAACGCCGAACACCCCTTCCACCCCGGGTATTGT
This genomic window from Nitrospinota bacterium contains:
- the atpC gene encoding ATP synthase F1 subunit epsilon; protein product: MAAENNDQPQSISLQVVTPGGMVEDAKVNLVTIPGVEGVFGVMPGHSPFFTLIAPGVISYDEGGMPRELAVSGGFVEVTQGKTLVLARTAEKKDDIDLDRAHRAKRESEERLVTMSFEDEGRKAVEEELGRAVARIAVASGESIQGH